In Nostoc sphaeroides, the genomic window GTTTGGCTTACCGATGGAAATTACAGAAAGATTTGCTGGAAATTGCAAAGATTTGTTGGTTTGGAAGTGATTGGACTTTGGACAAAAAAGAAGTGTTCGCGTAGATTACACGCGAACTTAAAATCTAGGCATCATAAATTACCCCAGTTATTTTTCAAACTGAGTACAACTGAGTTAAACGCCTAAAGCCTAAGAAAATTTACGCGGCTTTTTGTTTATTAGGTGTTGATTTTGACTGCTTCTTGACAACAGGATGCTTAGTGCGTTGCGTTTGAGCCTGACCTTGAACTCGACCGATTGAATTTCCTCGGGTTTTGGGAGAACGAGCGGGTGTACCAATCTCTGAAATAATTCTCGGAAAATCGCGTTGCACGGTACTGGGAGTCATGATTGTATCACTTTGAGGTTTTAAATAACGCTCCCACGGTCTAGGTAAGTGTGTTGCTAAATCTTTTGCCGCCCAGAGTTGTGCGTAAGCAAGCATTACTAAACGTATCCAATTTTCCTCATGCAAGACGTCTGGAGTTTGAAACTCCGTCATCAACAAATGCTGCTTGCTAAATCGCAACATGTGTTCAATATCAAACCTTTGTCTATAGCAATGGTTTGCAACTGTAGGTGAGATTTCTCCACGTTGCTCACCTATGACAATTAACCACATTGGTTTCCAGAGAGATTGATTAGTATCATCAGTCACATGAATCCTAATCAGAGTAAAAGGATGACGGTACATTTTTTGGTGCTTGGTTCCCCTCATCAACATTTGATGCCAAGCGAGTATGGTGATGTTTAAAAGACGACCCTTACGGGTTGTCTGCTGAATTTGTGTTGTCTCGTCGGGAGAGTGCCAAGTTTCAACATCAGCTAAATTAAACCGTTCACCGTATTTTTTTGGACAACCACGTTTTTTCTTTGAGGAGTCAACGGGTGGAGATTGGTAGAAAATTCGATTACTACGAACTCTGGCTATCACTACCAAATTTTTGTGTTTGGACTGTTCAAACAGAAATGAACGCTGACTATAGGCGCTATCTGCTACTAAGACACACAATTTTTCCTGCCAGGGCAGTGATGAATCAGACATCACTTCGGAAATTTGTTCACTACCCACATCAACACCAGTTTTATCAAGTGATACCCTTTCTCCTGATATTGGTATTGACCAAGGGGCTGCATTCACAGTTTCTTTCTCTGGTAAGATAGAAAGTATCGAATAAGAATGACCAATATTAATAGGTTTGTTACCCTTGATAGTATTTGGCTGGTAAATATACCCACGTTCAGCTAAAGTCCTCGCGTAAGGACGCGGATGTGGTGTTGTATCTATTGCAAATAAGTAAAAAGGGCGTTGTTGTGGTTGCCTAATTAACTCAGACACCACCCTAATTAAGTTATTTGGTTTTTCTTCTTTTTCTTCTTCTTCTTTTCCTCCTTCTTGTTCTTCATTGTTCATCTCCTGACTAGTTGTATTAAATGATGCAATTATAGCTTTATAAATAGAGTTATAGGTTCTTGGAAACAAAGGACTTAAAGATAACTCAGCAATTGAATTGGCTCCCGTATTCCCCGCAAGCGCATCCAACAAATTCATACAGGCATCACTACATGATTCAAAACAGTTGTAAATTTTTTGTCTAAAATCTTGAAATTGCGCTATTAATTGATTGTTATTAAATTTTGGCATAGCCATCAGTATTTACCCAAAGATACTTTGTCGTTGATATTACTATTTGTTGGGGGTCTGGTGGCTATCCTTTTTTTCTGCCCACGCTAAAGCAAGCGAAATTAATACGCTTTGCTTACAATTTTTGTCCCAAATCAAATAAGTAATATCACCAAAGAACTAGGACTTACGCACTGTACAAAATAACTATCTTGTGCATCAACCTAAATACGTTGTTTCAGGCTTTTATCAATCACCTTTGATTGAGTGCGATCGCTAAAATCTCATTGAAAAATCTAGCTATCAGCCTTGAAAACTCTACCTGTTATTTTGGCTTTTCTGTCAATGCGTAAGTCCTAAGAACATAAATTTTTATATTACTTTAGCTACTTGAGTCTCTAGTAGGGTCAGCAGATTTGATCAAAGAGGCGAAAAACTATAAACAAGATTAATCATTTCCTGTTCGCGGTTAATACCCGCGAACAAATCTTTTTTGTCCAAAGTCCAAAAGTGAAAAAGCTCCAAAGTTAGCTCGGCTGTCTGAGATGCACTGTGCATAAAATGTGTGATAAAGCACTTTTTATAAGTTTCTCTACTGAGAACTCAAAAGAGAATGGTAAATATCCTGAATATTATTGAATTTTTAATCAGCGCTCTTTTGGTGCAGTTTGTTCAGCAGTTTACGGATTCGAGAATAGCTAGTAAATTGGCGAAGGTATTGATCTAAGTTTCTGGCTCTTCTATAAAATCAGTGACTTTGGCAAAATGTGTAATGTAAATGGCTACTGCGAATAAAATCTGTAGTTTGGGGCGAAGAATTTATCGGTTTGCCGCCAGCGTTAGCGGGGTTATTGCCCTGTTAATAATTTTGTGGGGTTGTACTGCAAATAATTTTAACGCTGGAGCGATCGCCTGGAAAACTTATAGCAACTCCCGTTATGGCTTTGAATTTCCATATCCGAGTAACTGGACTTCTTTAGCAGCACCAGCAAATGATGATGGAATTGCGTTTCTTTCACCACAGGATAACTCAGTGGAAATTCGGGGGTGGGCAAGTCAGCAGTTACCAAATTCGATTGTTACAGAGCAAGAGCCGTTAAAAAAGACAAAATCCAACTTTCAAACAGCCCAAGGAGTATCTGGGGTAATGGTTGTAGAGGTTGATAAAGATATAGGTTCAATGACACTGACACTAACTCAGAGTCAAGTAAAATACTATTGGCGAGGACGAAGCAAGAGCCAAAGATTTCAAGATTATTATCGTTTGTTTTATTACATTGCCCAACAGTATCGGATTCCGAAGTCCTAAGAGACTGAGAGACGCGATGAATCGAACAAGAGAGACGCGATGAATCGCGTCTGTACAAAAATAAAAATTCCTCTAATTTTCCCTTATTTATTGCTGCTCCCTGCGCCCAAAATCCACATTTCCCTCATAATGATGATTGAGATGGGACAGAAACCTGATAGATTTAGCTATCAGCGAGTAAAAACTGGTGAAGATGAAAGTCCTGGTTATTGGTGGTGATGGATATTGCGGTTGGGCAACTGCTCTTTACCTTTCCAATCGAGGTTATGAAGTTGGAATTTTAGATAGTTTGGTGCGGCGGCATTGGGATAATGAACTTGGTGTTGAAACTCTCACTCCGATCGCACTAATTCAACAACGTCTCCAGCGCTGGCAAGATTTGACGGGTAAATCTATCGATTTGTTCATCGGCGATATTACGAATTACGAATTTCTTCATAAAACATTACAGAAATTTCAGCCAAATGCTCTGGTGCATTTTGGTGAACAGCGTTCGGCCCCATTTTCCATGATTGACCGAGAACATGCAGTTGTTACCCAGGTCAATAATGTAGTTGGTACGTTGAACTTGCTGTACGCCATGCGGGAAGATTTCCCCGACTGTCATTTGGTGAAGCTGGGGACGATGGGCGAATACGGTACACCCAACATCGACATCGAAGAAGGGTATATCACCATTGAACACAATGGACGCAAGGATACCCTACCTTATCCCAAGCAACCCGGTTCAATGTACCATTTAAGCAAAGTCCATGATAGTCATAACATCCACTTTGCTTGCCGGATTTGGGGATTGCGGGCAACTGATTTAAATCAGGGTGTAGTTTATGGCGTCTTAACCGAAGAAACGGGGATGGACGAACTATTGATTAATCGGCTGGATTACGATGGTGTGTTTGGTACTGCACTAAACCGCTTTTGTATTCAAGCAGCGATCGGACACCCTTTAACCGTTTATGGTAAAGGTGGGCAAACTCGCGGATTTTTGGATATTCGGGATACAGTACGATGTGTGGAATTAGCGATCGCTAACCCTGCTGAGGCTGGTGAATTCCGCGTATTTAACCAATTTACCGAACAATTCAGCGTCGGCGACTTGGCATTGATGGTGAAAAAAGCTGGTAACGCTATGGGATTGAATGTAGAAATCAATCACTTAGATAATCCCAGAGTCGAGAAAGAAGAACATTACTTCAACGCTAAAAACACTAAATTGCTCGATTTAGGTTTACAGCCTCACTTGCTTTCTGATTCTTTACTCGATTCTCTGTTAAACTTTGCCATCAAGTATCAGACGCGAGTTGATCACAAACAAATTCTGCCCAAAGTCTCTTGGCACAGAAATTAGGGTAAACTCCGCGTGCGGCTGATAACAGAACCTTATTTAACTCAAGTCATTAATTGGCCTGAAAATGGTTGTCATATTTTAGCACAATATGACGACCATTCAATTGTTGTTTATCAGGCGTATCGTCCATCTATTGGTAACTTCGCCGCCACCTACGGTTATTTTGGTGGTGACTTCAGTTTTGAGCGGATGAGTTGGATAAAACCTAACTTCCTTTGGATGATGTATCGTTCTGGATGGGGTACACAAAATGGGCAAGAGGTAGTGTTAGCTATTTGGATTAAGCGTTCGGCAATTGAAGAAATTTTAGCGGCGGCTGTTCATTCCAGCTACGTTCCAGAACTTTATCCTGATAAAAGTGCATGGCAAAGAGCATTGAAGCGATCGCAAGTCCGCCTACAATGGGATCCAGACCATCACCCATCTGGGACAAAATTAGAAAGACGCGCTATTCAGTTAGGGTTACGTGGCGAAGTACTAGCTGCTTACGCCAAAGATTGGATTGTCAACATTGAGGATATCTCAGACTTTGTACAAAAACAGAGGCAAAACATTAAATCTGAATGTGCAGAGTTGATTACACCACGGGAGAGGGTCTATTCTGTGTTTGATACCGAAACACAAGCAAAGCTGAGATTATCTGCCTGGACTGAATAGTTTTATATGAGAATTGCCCTATTTACCGAAACCTTTTTACCCAAGGTTGACGGCATTGTAACGCGCCTGCGCCATACTGTTGACCATTTACAGCGTAGTGGTAATCAAGTACTGGTGATTGCCCCTGATGGAGGCATCACAGAACACAAAGGCGCTAAAGTTTACGGCATAACTGGCTTTCCTTTGCCATTGTATCCAGAATTGAAAATGGCACTTCCGCGCCCAGCCATTGGGTACGCTTTAGAAGAGTTCAAGCCAGATATTATTCATGTCGTGAATCCAGCAGTTTTAGGTTTATCTGGGATATTTTATAGCAAAATCCTCAAAATACCCTTAGTGGCGTCTTATCATACCCATTTACCCCAATATCTCCAGCATTACGGTTTGGGGATGCTGGAGGGTTTTCTTTGGGAACTGCTCAAAGGCGCTCATAATCAAGCAGCTTTAAATCTATGTACTTCCACAGCAATGGTGGAGGAACTGACAGCACATGGTATTGAACGTGTAGATTTATGGCAACGTGGGGTGGATACGGAATTATTTCACCCTGATTTAGCTAGTGTAGAGATGCGATCGCGCCTATCAAAAAATCATCCAGAAAGTCCATTATTACTTTACGTGGGGCGACTTTCTGCTGAAAAAGAAATTGAGCGCATCAAACCAATTTTAGAAGCAATTCCCGAAGCGCGGTTAGCATTGGTTGGGGATGGCCCCCACCGTGAAGCATTGCAAAAACACTTTGCTGGCACAAACACTTATTTTGTTGGGTATCTCATGGGGCAAGAATTAGGTTCTGCTTTTGCGAGTGCTGATGCCTTTATCTTTCCTTCCCGTACAGAAACACTAGGTTTAGTATTACTAGAAGCGATGGCTGCTGGCTGTCCGGTAGTAGCAGCCCGTTCCGGGGGGATTCCTGATATTGTCACAGATGGGGTAAATGGATATCTTTTTGAGCCAACAGCAGATGTTCAAGGAGCATTAGCTGCTACTGTTCGCCTGTTAGAACAAAAACAACAACGAGACATCATTCGTCAAAATGCTCGCCAGGAGGCAGAAAGTTGGGGTTGGCCATCTGCTACCAGACAGCTAGTAGATTACTATCAAAAGGTAATATTTTCTGAAAAATTGGCAAAATCAGGGAGTAGGGAGTAGGGAGATGTGGTTCGACTTCGCTCACCAACCGGGAGATGAGGCAGGGCTATTTGATTCTCATCTAGCCCGCCTCAGAATAAATTCTGAGGCTAATAGCACTCATTCGTCTAAAGACGACTAATAAAGGCTTTTAGTCCACCAAGCGTGGAGTTAGGCTATGAGCCGCTGAACTTTAGTTCTGGGCGGTTTATATCTAGTACAGCGCGGCGTAAATAAACAGACCATTCAAAATCAACGGAACGCTTACTCTGTCTTAATTTTGAATGCGTGAATGCGTGAATTTTGAATTCCGCCTTGCGGTACTAGAACGAAATAGCCCTGGAGATGAGGGAGAAGAATTAATAACCAATGCCAAAATCTAAAATCTAAAATTCCTATGACCGAAACAGACTAATGATACAAGCCCATTTATTTATGGGGATTAAAAATTATTGAATTTTGAATTTTGACTTTTGAATTCGGAGCAAAGCGACGTGACACTCCCCAACCCTGGCAGCGTATTGGCTACATTAACTGAACTGACTCAAGTTAATCATACTCATGCCTTACTGCGTCGTGTTAAAGACTTATCTGTTAATGAATTTGTTTGCTTACTCGACTTCATAACTGCTGAGTTCCAGCAATTTCTTAGAGCTATTGAACTGATCAATAATGAAGCTCTAGAAACTATGTTGGAGAAGGTACTAGAAGCTATCACACTCAAAATTGGTCAAATTCTACAAGCAGAACACACAGCCATTTTTTTAGTTGACTATGACAAAGGTCAACTGTGGTCAAAAGTTCCCCAAGATAATACCCAAAAATTCTTAGAAATTCGGACTCCCATTACAGTGGGTATTCCTGGTCATGTTGCCAGTACAGGTGAATATCTAAATATATCTGAAACTTCTACTCATCCCTTATTTAGTCCAGAACTTGAAAAACAAATGGGCTACAAAATCCATAATATTTTATGTATGCCTGTTACCAGTAGCAAAAACCAGACTGTAGCAGTAGTGCAACTGGCTAATAAAACCGGGAATGTTCCGTTTAATTCTGATGATGAAGAACGTTTTCGAGACTTCGCCGCTTCTATTGGTATTATTCTGGAAAGCTGCCAATCTTTTTATGTAGCCGCTCGTAATCAACGAGGCGCAACGGCTTTATTGCGGGCAACTCAGACACTGGGGCAAAGTTTGGATTTAGAAGCAACTTTGCAAATAGTCATGGAGCAAGCTCGAATTTTAATGCAAGCAGACCGCAGCACACTATTTTTATATCGTAAAGAGATGAACGAACTCTGGACGAAAGTTGCGGCGGCGGCGGATGGAACAAACTTGATAGAAATCCGCATTCCCGCTAATCGTGGTATTGCTGGCTATGTGGCTTCTACTGGTGAAGCTTTAAATATTTCCGATGCCTATAAAGATCCCCGCTTTGACCCGACTACAGATAGAAAAACTGGGTATGTAACTCGTAGTATCCTGTGTTTGCCAGTATTTAATTCGGCAAATGAATTAATAGGCGTTACACAATTAATTAATAAACAACAAAGCAGTTTTACCGCTTCTGATGAAGAATTTATGCGGGCTTTTAATATTCAGGCAGGAGTTGCTTTAGAAAATGCTCGTCTATTTGAAAATGTGCTGTTAGAAAAACAGTATCAAAAAGATATTTTACAAAGTTTATCAGATGCGGTGATTTCTACAGATATGGCAGGACGCATTGTTACGATTAATGATGCGGCGCTAGAGTTGCTGGGCTGTCCTATAAAAGATGCTAATAGTAAAAACAACAAGCTTTCGTGGGAACAAAATTTGATTGGTCGGCTAGTTTGGGAAGTTGTGCCAATTGAAAATCTCCAAATGCGGTTAGAAGATAGTTTAAAAACTGGAGCTAAACATTATGTGCCAGAGCAAAGTTTAATAGTAGGAATTTCTCAAGTTAATAGTGAAGAATTAGGAGTTAAAAGTGAGACTCAAGAATCAAAAATTAGGACTCAGGACTCAATTTTAGCAGTCCGCGATCGCACTAATCCCGATGTGTTCATTCCCTGGAATTTACCCCTCACTTCCCAATCTGAGTTTCTCACCGCTAATGAAGTACAAAAATTAGAACGCAGCACGAATCTAACTGTTAATCCCCTAACTAACCCCGAAGGCGGTGTCCGGGGTGGTTTGGTGGTGTTAGAAGACATCAGCCAGGAAAAACGGATGAAAACTACCATGTCCCGCTACCTAACGCCCCATGTAGCCGAGCAAATTATGGCTTTGGGGGAAGATGCTTTAATGGTGGGTGAGCGCAAGGAAGTAACCATCTTGTTTTCTGATATCCGAGGCTATACCACA contains:
- a CDS encoding NF041680 family putative transposase, coding for MAMPKFNNNQLIAQFQDFRQKIYNCFESCSDACMNLLDALAGNTGANSIAELSLSPLFPRTYNSIYKAIIASFNTTSQEMNNEEQEGGKEEEEKEEKPNNLIRVVSELIRQPQQRPFYLFAIDTTPHPRPYARTLAERGYIYQPNTIKGNKPINIGHSYSILSILPEKETVNAAPWSIPISGERVSLDKTGVDVGSEQISEVMSDSSLPWQEKLCVLVADSAYSQRSFLFEQSKHKNLVVIARVRSNRIFYQSPPVDSSKKKRGCPKKYGERFNLADVETWHSPDETTQIQQTTRKGRLLNITILAWHQMLMRGTKHQKMYRHPFTLIRIHVTDDTNQSLWKPMWLIVIGEQRGEISPTVANHCYRQRFDIEHMLRFSKQHLLMTEFQTPDVLHEENWIRLVMLAYAQLWAAKDLATHLPRPWERYLKPQSDTIMTPSTVQRDFPRIISEIGTPARSPKTRGNSIGRVQGQAQTQRTKHPVVKKQSKSTPNKQKAA
- a CDS encoding NAD-dependent epimerase/dehydratase family protein → MKVLVIGGDGYCGWATALYLSNRGYEVGILDSLVRRHWDNELGVETLTPIALIQQRLQRWQDLTGKSIDLFIGDITNYEFLHKTLQKFQPNALVHFGEQRSAPFSMIDREHAVVTQVNNVVGTLNLLYAMREDFPDCHLVKLGTMGEYGTPNIDIEEGYITIEHNGRKDTLPYPKQPGSMYHLSKVHDSHNIHFACRIWGLRATDLNQGVVYGVLTEETGMDELLINRLDYDGVFGTALNRFCIQAAIGHPLTVYGKGGQTRGFLDIRDTVRCVELAIANPAEAGEFRVFNQFTEQFSVGDLALMVKKAGNAMGLNVEINHLDNPRVEKEEHYFNAKNTKLLDLGLQPHLLSDSLLDSLLNFAIKYQTRVDHKQILPKVSWHRN
- a CDS encoding DUF4291 domain-containing protein — translated: MRLITEPYLTQVINWPENGCHILAQYDDHSIVVYQAYRPSIGNFAATYGYFGGDFSFERMSWIKPNFLWMMYRSGWGTQNGQEVVLAIWIKRSAIEEILAAAVHSSYVPELYPDKSAWQRALKRSQVRLQWDPDHHPSGTKLERRAIQLGLRGEVLAAYAKDWIVNIEDISDFVQKQRQNIKSECAELITPRERVYSVFDTETQAKLRLSAWTE
- a CDS encoding glycosyltransferase family 4 protein, giving the protein MRIALFTETFLPKVDGIVTRLRHTVDHLQRSGNQVLVIAPDGGITEHKGAKVYGITGFPLPLYPELKMALPRPAIGYALEEFKPDIIHVVNPAVLGLSGIFYSKILKIPLVASYHTHLPQYLQHYGLGMLEGFLWELLKGAHNQAALNLCTSTAMVEELTAHGIERVDLWQRGVDTELFHPDLASVEMRSRLSKNHPESPLLLYVGRLSAEKEIERIKPILEAIPEARLALVGDGPHREALQKHFAGTNTYFVGYLMGQELGSAFASADAFIFPSRTETLGLVLLEAMAAGCPVVAARSGGIPDIVTDGVNGYLFEPTADVQGALAATVRLLEQKQQRDIIRQNARQEAESWGWPSATRQLVDYYQKVIFSEKLAKSGSRE
- a CDS encoding GAF domain-containing protein translates to MTLPNPGSVLATLTELTQVNHTHALLRRVKDLSVNEFVCLLDFITAEFQQFLRAIELINNEALETMLEKVLEAITLKIGQILQAEHTAIFLVDYDKGQLWSKVPQDNTQKFLEIRTPITVGIPGHVASTGEYLNISETSTHPLFSPELEKQMGYKIHNILCMPVTSSKNQTVAVVQLANKTGNVPFNSDDEERFRDFAASIGIILESCQSFYVAARNQRGATALLRATQTLGQSLDLEATLQIVMEQARILMQADRSTLFLYRKEMNELWTKVAAAADGTNLIEIRIPANRGIAGYVASTGEALNISDAYKDPRFDPTTDRKTGYVTRSILCLPVFNSANELIGVTQLINKQQSSFTASDEEFMRAFNIQAGVALENARLFENVLLEKQYQKDILQSLSDAVISTDMAGRIVTINDAALELLGCPIKDANSKNNKLSWEQNLIGRLVWEVVPIENLQMRLEDSLKTGAKHYVPEQSLIVGISQVNSEELGVKSETQESKIRTQDSILAVRDRTNPDVFIPWNLPLTSQSEFLTANEVQKLERSTNLTVNPLTNPEGGVRGGLVVLEDISQEKRMKTTMSRYLTPHVAEQIMALGEDALMVGERKEVTILFSDIRGYTTLTENLGAAEVVLLLNQYFETMVEAVFNHEGTLDKFIGDALMAVFGAPLPLTENHAWRAVQSALDMRQRLEEFNRRRIIQAQPQIHIGIGISSGDVVSGNIGSRKRMDYTVIGDGVNLSSRLEAVTKDYGCDIILSEFTYQLCSDRIWVRQLDKIRVKGKHQAVNIYELIGDRTTPLDANTQEFLFHYHTGRAAYLSRNFSQAIACFEAAKCIQPQDQAVDIHLERARNYQQAPPPESWDGIWTMLTK